The nucleotide sequence taattttgaaagttagaCAATCGCATCTAGACATATCagaacacttaaaaaaaaaaaaaaaacctgattaAAAACTTTTCTTAAAACTAATCATTAGACTaaaagcgaaaaaaaaaaagaaaaaaaactctaacaTAGTAAATTGACGTCGTCCACAAAACAAATGACGTGAATTACAAGTGATTAGATTTTGTACGCAAGTTCAATTTTAATGTGCTGAAAGAGAAAATTAAGCTGTTGGATGATACTTTTTGGGTGTTGAAAATTTCATAATAGTCTTAGCTGGTAGGTCCGATTTCACCATAGGTAATCCaggtattttttttcaaaattaatgaCAAAATACCGTACGAAATTCTACTTGTCGTTTTCGTTTAacatttaggaaaaaaataaagtagttGTTTTTCTTGTCAGGAAAAAGtagtttattaaatttcatttatatgctaaaaagttttgttgaaaaaCCAAAGACCGACCGACACATTCGATTGTGACTTTTccatatcaacaaaaaattGACTCGAACCGGAAATCAAACCCCGAGTTAAGTGTCATATATACAAATCCCCAACGaaaccaaaattatatgtatGACAGTTTCctcgaaaaagaaaaacaattgagGAAAGAAGCAGAGCAAAAAGTCTCAAAACTTAACTATCTAGTCTACAGTTTCAATTCAGAGAACTGAATATaattggaaaaataagaaagttccaaaaacaaataacatcgcaatctgtttttcttttgttctggcCAAGTAAATGGCTCTTTACAACAGCGCAAAACTAGACTCCAACACTAATATGAACCGCaaaatcttcatcatcctctgttGTTTTCGAGTGTTGTCTCTTGCCCTATGACCATCTAAAGCATGAACCGAGCTGAAGTTCCTTGAAAGGATGCTACTACATTTGcgtgtcttcttctctttgtcacTGAGCATCTCACAGATTCATTCTCACGTTCTACTAATTCCTCCATCTTGTTCTTACTTTTGTTCATCCGATGATACGTCTGATGACCTCCTAGAGCTTGATAAGACGAGAATATTTTGTTGCACATCCTGCATTCATGCTCAACGTTCTTCCTATCAGATTCAGTTATCATCTCAGTATCTGAATCAGTACACTCCATAGCCCTTACTCCAAGCTCAGTTCTGTAAAACCTAGATTCAAAGTCACCGGCTTTGCACAGTTTCAGCTGATCCACTTCATGTTTATCTCCTAAGAAACTCGCTGGTCCTTTGAATATCACAGGGGAAGTAACCTCTTCTTCTAGCAGTCTTTGCTCATTACTCAAAAACACAGATTCAAATTCACCATCTTTTCTCCGTTTCTGCTGATTCAATCTGTTATCGTCTCTCAAGAAGCTACCTGGTTCTTTCGTTGTTCCATAACTACTAAACCCTTTTTCCATAAGTCTTTTCTCATTACTGAAATACCCAGATTCAAAGTCACCACCTTTCCGAGGTTTCTTGTTGCGCAAACAACCAAAACCAGAGCTACCTTTAGGAGTAACATCTACTGCTTCAGCAACAAGCTTACGTCCGTCTACAAACTTGGGACTACTCTTAGACAAAAGAATCAAACAATCCGCAACTTCTAACTCTTCCTCATTCGCATCAAAAGGAGAACGCGACTCAGTAAATGTAGTAAACGAACAAGAAAATGAAGTCTTCTTGTACCTAACAAGTCtcgatcttttcttcttcctcacaagACTGAAGCTACGACACATACTCATCATAGTTTCTTCATAAACCTTCTGGTACTTCGACGAATGCATCACAGCTCGATGATTCGAATAACATTTCTCATACCGAAACCCTTTTCCACATTCATCGCATCTAAACAGAGTCTTCTTCTTGGGATTCTCCCTTAGGCTGTAGTAACAAGAGAATTCTCTCTGTTGGTTCGtagtttcttctgtttcttctcgtGAATGAGTGATCTTGAGATGTCGCAAAGCTCCATTGATGGGTTTTTCGAGATCTTGATGTTCTTCTTCCATGTTTTTAGGCGCGAAACACACAGGGTTTATGGATAAAGAAGAAGTATATGAAGTTAACGGtgaagttgatgatgaagaggcAGAGAAGTATGCAACAGACGCAAGCCAGACTCATTATCAAAAGAAACTATCAGATGAGGTGACGAAAAAAGAAGGAGTgtgctctgtttctctctacTTTCCCGAGAAAACTGAGAAAGAAAGGATCAGTTCTCTCGGAAAGAAGgtagagagagaagaatgtATTGGCTTAAGGCTATCGAAGAATACGAAAGAACTCGaatcttttgtgtttatgtgaGTTTGAGTATTCGGGAGAacgagagaaacagagaaatatgTATAAGCAGCACTGAGCGAAGTGAAGTATTAAAAGGGGTATTTTAGTAAATCACCACGAAAAGTTCAAAAGCGTAAGTCAACCTTTTGTTTCGTAAAGAGAATCCGACGTGGCAA is from Camelina sativa cultivar DH55 chromosome 20, Cs, whole genome shotgun sequence and encodes:
- the LOC104772269 gene encoding uncharacterized protein LOC104772269, which produces MEEEHQDLEKPINGALRHLKITHSREETEETTNQQREFSCYYSLRENPKKKTLFRCDECGKGFRYEKCYSNHRAVMHSSKYQKVYEETMMSMCRSFSLVRKKKRSRLVRYKKTSFSCSFTTFTESRSPFDANEEELEVADCLILLSKSSPKFVDGRKLVAEAVDVTPKGSSGFGCLRNKKPRKGGDFESGYFSNEKRLMEKGFSSYGTTKEPGSFLRDDNRLNQQKRRKDGEFESVFLSNEQRLLEEEVTSPVIFKGPASFLGDKHEVDQLKLCKAGDFESRFYRTELGVRAMECTDSDTEMITESDRKNVEHECRMCNKIFSSYQALGGHQTYHRMNKSKNKMEELVERENESVRCSVTKRRRHANVVASFQGTSARFML